From Capsicum annuum cultivar UCD-10X-F1 unplaced genomic scaffold, UCD10Xv1.1 ctg79642, whole genome shotgun sequence:
GAATTTTCCAACATGAACATGGCTGATTCAAATCCAGTAGCTTATGTTAACCAGCCTTTGGCTTATGACAATTGTCTCACTCAATTGGCCCCAAAAGTTGATAAGGCCTCATTGATTATTGACAGTTTTGTAAAGGGGAAACCTTTGCCACAACAAGGGAAACTCCTGCAGTCTGTTCTTGAAGCAGGGCCACTTCTACAGACACTTCTAGTGTCAGGACAACTTCCTCAATGGCGAAATCCGCCTCAGCTTAAGCCGTCATATATTCCACCAGTTTCCATTAAAGGGTGTGTATCTGATATCTCAAATCAGAATCTTGGTGCAAATTTGAGCTACACTGATTCAAGATCACTTCATTCTCAAACTTATTTTGACATGTCATGTGGATCTTCACAAATGGTGTCTACATCTATGTTAAATTTTGCTAATTTTGCCTCTGGTTCCTGTTTGGATAGTCAGAATTTGGCATCTACTGCTCCAAATATGAACAGTTTTGTCTTCATGGGAAAGAGACAAAGGTTGCATTAAGATAAGTTGAAAGTTGTGTTGCTCTCGGACTCTTAAAATTGTCTTGGAGGATTTGAAACTGGTGTGATAACATtttttttggagagtccgagcaacaaaGGTTGAAAGATGGATGGGATATTTCAAATTTTTGTACAAAGCATTTTGCAGGGTGTTGTAAATGGGACATATTGATTGAGTTTGATAGCATTAGCTTTTTTAGCTTGATGAATTTGATATCTCCTTTGGTCTTTCCCTTACAGTACAGTTTTCCTTACAATATTCAATAAAACAGTAGCAATATGAATTTGGATTATGGTTCTTGCTTTAATATATATTACTCAAAGCTAAAATAATTTGAAGGCGAAAGAGTTGTATTTTGGTCCATTAATGTGTACTGAACTTTTTGGCTGAATGCTTTATTGTCAAAGAGAACATTTTATATGTTTCAGAAAAAAGAATTGCTTTTGTCATTTGCAACAAGAAAAAGAGCAAAACAACCCTCCTCCATTTGGACTCCGTATAATATTagattgaattatatttttaaactaCTCTCGGCCTGCAAGAAGGAAAGCATCTTGGTTGTTGCATAGAAAATGACAAACATAAAAAAGAAtcaatatttagaattttggaatcATGAAGTGGATAAAAATACCAAAAGGCTATAAAATTTGATCAATCGTATTTTCTGCCGTTAAGATGGAGAATTGAAGAAAGAATTCTCTATAGAAATTTTGTAACCTCATCTTAATATAAGTGTTAATTAGTGTTAAGTTCTTGGATTTATCACCAACCTTGTTTGTCTATATTGATCTTACTTTGAATGACCATCAGCCATGTCCTGAAAGTTTTTCTAAACTTAGAATTCTCTCAAATTACAAAGTTCCTAAAATAAgctat
This genomic window contains:
- the LOC124895077 gene encoding uncharacterized protein LOC124895077 isoform X1 encodes the protein MSLSLNHFEFSCSSSLFLPRSLNYLFMPKQLFVLIKFNFSETTSLGTTDEMRQKLVYTNLELEKLKVQMSEEMMKNKEYVKQLIQLLKIVSGERDEAKDQLQKLLNKLDNPLVMKSTKANSSITESNSLSETYNYQSHYSSPVESFFDTVSSPEFSNMNMADSNPVAYVNQPLAYDNCLTQLAPKVDKASLIIDSFVKGKPLPQQGKLLQSVLEAGPLLQTLLVSGQLPQWRNPPQLKPSYIPPVSIKGCVSDISNQNLGANLSYTDSRSLHSQTYFDMSCGSSQMVSTSMLNFANFASGSCLDSQNLASTAPNMNSFVFMGKRQRLH
- the LOC124895077 gene encoding uncharacterized protein LOC124895077 isoform X2, with protein sequence MEEMASLWCYQETTDEMRQKLVYTNLELEKLKVQMSEEMMKNKEYVKQLIQLLKIVSGERDEAKDQLQKLLNKLDNPLVMKSTKANSSITESNSLSETYNYQSHYSSPVESFFDTVSSPEFSNMNMADSNPVAYVNQPLAYDNCLTQLAPKVDKASLIIDSFVKGKPLPQQGKLLQSVLEAGPLLQTLLVSGQLPQWRNPPQLKPSYIPPVSIKGCVSDISNQNLGANLSYTDSRSLHSQTYFDMSCGSSQMVSTSMLNFANFASGSCLDSQNLASTAPNMNSFVFMGKRQRLH
- the LOC124895077 gene encoding uncharacterized protein LOC124895077 isoform X3; amino-acid sequence: MRQKLVYTNLELEKLKVQMSEEMMKNKEYVKQLIQLLKIVSGERDEAKDQLQKLLNKLDNPLVMKSTKANSSITESNSLSETYNYQSHYSSPVESFFDTVSSPEFSNMNMADSNPVAYVNQPLAYDNCLTQLAPKVDKASLIIDSFVKGKPLPQQGKLLQSVLEAGPLLQTLLVSGQLPQWRNPPQLKPSYIPPVSIKGCVSDISNQNLGANLSYTDSRSLHSQTYFDMSCGSSQMVSTSMLNFANFASGSCLDSQNLASTAPNMNSFVFMGKRQRLH